The Acropora muricata isolate sample 2 chromosome 7, ASM3666990v1, whole genome shotgun sequence genomic interval TTTGTTTAGAATTAACTGATTCTGGCCTCAGACTGAAGAGGAAACATCCCTACTATTCACAAGTGCAAGGAGGGATGGCTATAAGAAGAATGCAATGGTGTGACTTTGTAGTTTATACCTATACCTCAGCAGCAGAAGACATCCATGTTGAGCGGATATACTTTGATCCAACCTTTTGGGTTGCCTTAAAAGGCAAACTTGTTGACTTTTATTTGTTTGCTATGATCCCAGAACTTTTGACAACACGTGTGAAAAGGGGTATTCCCTTGTACCCTAATATCTTTACTTACAAATAAGCACAAATTCAATCAGGAGTGAAGCATGTTAGTATGGGGGAAGAGGCACTTGGTATAATTACCAAAAAACACCCCTTTTTCCctgcaacaacaaacaaaacttaTGACTGATAGGTTACTTTTCTTGcaagtgattggtttaaatgtACTATTACTGCACAAAACAGGTCCACAGTGAGGCATACATAATTTGAAGTTATGTAACAAGACATCCTTTCAAGTTTGTTAATAAAGCACATACTTTCCAAATTTTGTTTAAGTCCTCTGCCATAGAGTTAGGAATGATCTGTGTCAAAATGTTATAATTTTTTACACGTTCAATTGCCCTTTCCACATGGATTCTTACTGAAGCTACATCACGGGTTTCATCCTCTTCCTCTGGGCTCAATTGATCTTTGCACCTCATAAATGGTGGGATATTCAAGTACACTTTCTTTTTTGCAAGCAAGTCCTGGATCTCAAAACCTCTATCTGCCATAACTGAGTCACCTTCCTCCAAAAGTTGTAGTATACCACAGTCTTCCACAATTGCCTTGTCGCTGCAGTGTCCCCCATACAGTTCAGAAACAAAGGTAACAGCTCCATGTGGAGCGATGCCAATTAGAGCTTTTGCAGTATTATGACTTTTGTATGAAGAATATGTTCCTGACTGAGCTCTGAAACATGATGGTTTTTCAATAAAAATCTCCGTACAGTCAATGATTACTCTAGTTAATGGGTATTTTTCACGGAAACATTCTGGCATTGTCGTTTGGATGGTGTTCTTAGAAGCCCATATCGGTAGCTGTACTAATCTGGAGTAAATCAAGTCCAACCAGGTGACAAATATTCTGCATACCTCTGCCACACTAATCTTGTAATTATCAGCCAGAACTTTTTCTGGAATATTCACCCTAAGGCGAGCCAGAGTTAAAAACAGTTCATCTTTTGGTTCTAATGAGCGTTTCTGGCCTTTTTTCTCCAGTTCAGGAAATTGTATGCTTGAGTTGTTTGAGCCCCAATACCTTAAGCGTGAACAAATGTCTCCAGCGttaagaaatgcaaaaagagagagaaagtgGTGAGAACTCATTCCTGTATAATAATTCATATCATCATCCGAACCAATAAATCGATTGAATCCAAATTTCAGGCCTTGTATTTGATTCTGCAAACCTTCATTTTTAATAGATAgcactttcatttcattttgtaaCTTCTCAAGTTTCTCCTCCAAATGTATGGGTTCAGCAGCAAGGGGAGCATCAAGGTCAGTTAACTCCTTCCCACCTTCAATTACTGCCTCGCTGGATCCGTCAGAGGGGATGGTATTGGCCGTCTTCGCTGATGTCTTGACACGGATGAGCGTTCTTCGGGGTCCCGTATTCATCTTTTGGTGTGTTTTTGAGAGTGGAAATACCGTTGGAACGTTATTCATGTAAGTCTTCTTACCCCCTTCAAAGTGTTGACTACAAACTCGATGACCGTTTGTCGGTTTGAAGTCTCTTCTTGAAATTCTTTGAAGCCatattttcttcagtttcttgtcTTTGGGAAATTTATAAAAGGAAACTCCCCTGTTGCGTTTATCGTTGTTAAAACAGCCTGGGACGCAGCAAGTGAATCCTCCTGTCTTCGCTccagacgccatcttggatcaATGACTACAACTACCAGAGCTCTTTGCGCGCGTCACGTCATCGTGCAATTGAGCTATTCGAACCACTTAAACTGAGGCATAAGTCAGAATAATCTGCTGTGAACTTGGAAAAATTATTGTGGCCAAAAAAAAGTCATGATGACTGTGTCTGTTGGCTGATTGTTTACTGGCGGTCGACTTGGGTAACTGTTGTTCATTTGTGCCTTgaatttagttttctttaatttaccTACTTTATTTTTAACAATCCTAGTGATGAATTTCCCTCTCAATTTGCCTCTTTGTAAAAATGAGTACGTGcacctcttttgtttttttttgtttgtttgtttttctttgttttagcgGCCTTTATTTCGTTCCTTTTACTTCTATTCCTATTGCTTCCTAGTCTGGTCTTAGTACTATGCACCA includes:
- the LOC136923256 gene encoding uncharacterized protein translates to MASGAKTGGFTCCVPGCFNNDKRNRGVSFYKFPKDKKLKKIWLQRISRRDFKPTNGHRVCSQHFEGGKKTYMNNVPTVFPLSKTHQKMNTGPRRTLIRVKTSAKTANTIPSDGSSEAVIEGGKELTDLDAPLAAEPIHLEEKLEKLQNEMKVLSIKNEGLQNQIQGLKFGFNRFIGSDDDMNYYTGMSSHHFLSLFAFLNAGDICSRLRYWGSNNSSIQFPELEKKGQKRSLEPKDELFLTLARLRVNIPEKVLADNYKISVAEVCRIFVTWLDLIYSRLVQLPIWASKNTIQTTMPECFREKYPLTRVIIDCTEIFIEKPSCFRAQSGTYSSYKSHNTAKALIGIAPHGAVTFVSELYGGHCSDKAIVEDCGILQLLEEGDSVMADRGFEIQDLLAKKKVYLNIPPFMRCKDQLSPEEEDETRDVASVRIHVERAIERVKNYNILTQIIPNSMAEDLNKIWKVCALLTNLKGCLVT